The nucleotide sequence TGAGTTCGTCAGCAGAATCTGTTGGAATACTGACGGGTGACGAACCAAACTAAGCCGACTATTTTAATAATTAACTTCTGCGTAGAAAGTTAACGTGCCAGTCAACATTGTGTCGTATCAAGTGACTATTTTTGCATATATCAATTACCACTATCCAATGTACGCAGCCATATATTCCAACACCGCCTGTTATATCGATTCCGATGCGGAACAATGCACTGCCTCATCCATTCCACCACGAAAGTGGGGAATAGAATTGGAAATAGTCTCACTGGTCCAGGCGAGATATATGTGCCTTCTGGTAAGTCAATGCAAACCTTCACCAGCAACGGAAAACTTTAACGATTTCTTTGTGCTGCATTGGTTTGCGGCAACTCGGATGAAACTTTTGATGGTGATGGCGTCGGGTCGGGCAATCCACGCCCACCCATTGTGGCATATTATCGCAAATCGTACCAGAGGAAAAATGATGAGAGAAAATTCATTTTCCCATTTGCAGCACTGAATTGGACATCTATTGCTGCATCATGGCCTTTCTTTTTTTACTCATCAGTTGGCAACATTATGGGTGCTTTTCATTTTACCCTGTGGTAGCATCATTTTCTCGCCGGGTATTCCATGAAATTCCGCCCCACCACATAGCTATGAAAATCCTCTCATTTTCGACTGTGCTTATCCTTGCATCGGTTGTCGGTGCCGCACCGATCCATGTTCCCAAAGATCATCAGACAATTCAGGCAGCCATCGATGCGGCTAAACCAGGTGATATCGTGCTGGTGGCACCCGGAAAATATCTGGAACGCCTGAAATTGAAGCCGGGAATCACTTTACGCAGTTCCGGAGAAGAACCTCACAAATCAGAACGCGTGTGGGAGCGTGCCAAGGTAACCATTATTGATGGCGGGGGAACGAATGGCAACGCACCCGGCGTGCAGATGGCAGAAAATTCGGTACTGGAAGGGTTTACCATCACGAATGTGGGCAAGTACGATGAGGCAATCTGGCAAAAACATGCCACCACGCAAGGTGAAGAACTGGGCGATGAGGAGGGATCGGTGCAGGCGGAAGGCACCATTCCTGCGATCAGTATCCCCAATGTCACCTGCCAGGTAATGCGGTGTGTGGTACATCATAATGGCGATGTGGGTATCGCCGTTTCTGGTAAAGGACCAGCACCTGCACACGCACTGGTAACGCTGAATCACTGTTACCGCAATATGGGTGGTGGGATTGGTGTGGCGATGAATGCAGAACCAATCATCCTGGAAAACCTTTGTGAAGAGAATCTGCGGGCAGGAATCGGTTGTCGCCAGGCCAACCCCACCATTCAGAAAAATATCTGCAAAAAAAATATTCGGGCGGGAATTGGCTGTCGCGAAGGTGCCCAGCCGATCATTCGAGAAAATAAATGCTCCCAGAATCTGCGGGCAGGAATTGGCATACGAATGGAAAACACCAAGCCGATTGTCCTGCGAAATGAGTGCTTTGAAAATGAAATGGCGGGAATTGGCTGTCGTGACGGGGCAAGTCCGGTCATTCGAGATAATCACTGTCACCACAACAAGATGGCGGGAATCGGCTGTCGAGATGGGGCAAAACCCCTGATTATCGGGAATGAATGCCGAGACAACAAAATGGCGGGGATCGGCATGCAGGGGAAAGCCAATGCCACTATCATGAACAACCAGGTTCACGATAATCTTCTGGTGGCGATTGGGGTGACCGAAGAATCCACGGCGACCATCATCAGCAATGTCCTTTCACGCAAAGGTGGGATGCCCCCACTTCTGGCGGTAAAAGACCAATCAACTGCCCACATTCAGAAAAACCAGTTCCATGGCGGTGGGGTCGCGGGCCTGCTGATTCAGGGAAAAGTGACCGTACTGCAAAATGAATTTACAGGAATTGGTGAAAAACAGGGTACGGCGATCTGGATCTGGGAAAAATCCGATGCCACCATACAAGAAAACCGGATTTCTGGATATCGCACAGCCGTTCGGGCAGGCAAATCGGCCGTTCTGATAGTGGGAAATCACGCAGAGCAATTTCAGGGTACTGCCTTCTCCATTGCAGATTGCCCCACCGCTGTTATCACAGGGAACCGTGGCTGCACCGATCACAACAAAGTCAAGCTGGTTGAGGTCACTGGCATGCCGGGGATTACCCACGATAATGAGCTGGAAACCACCCCACTCCGAAAGTGAGTAGTGGATCCGCTTAAGGCCCCACCGCTGAATAACGGGTCGCGATTCCTGATCCTATCGCTTACCTAAGCCACTTGCAGCCGACTTCACTTTTAAAAATGTTCTGAGCGGTAGTCGTCCGCTCCATGCCTTGGTTTCAAAACAGTTCACCACCAACTTTCTCTATTATTTTGCCAATTATCCAGAGATTCTCTACGTTGGCGCCAAGTGGAAGGGATACCATCCAGGCCTGTTCGCATAGCTAGAATACCTCCTACGATGGCGCAGGTTGTATCTCGATCGCCAAGACCTCTTACAGTTGACCAGATGGCCTCTTCATAATTATTGAAATGCCTTGAAGCAACCCACAAACAAAAAGGAACTGTATCTTGAGATGACATGGCTGTACCGTTACCCAGTGCTGAAACAGCCGTTTCGATTGAATAAGAAAAAGGAAGATTAATTGCTCTACCAATTTTGTTCCGTGTGTCAGATTCAGGTATGTTAGCGTAGATATAACTTAATAATGAGTAATCATCTAATTCAACCAACCTATTATTCCACATCCATGCTGATGCCAAAGCAACTGCCAAGGCCCCCATTTGTCCCTCTACATTTGAATGTGTAATCTCTGCCGACAATATTGCATTGATTCTTAGCGCATCAATGTCATCGGAAAAAAATGCGCCAAGCGGCGCTATGCGCATTGCAGCTCCGTTACCATGGGAGCCCTTGCCGTCAAACACTGCTCTTGAGATGGACTTCCAGTTTTCACCATTATTCAAGGCTTGTAGGATACGGTGGGCTGTACCACCATAACCACGACTAGGGTTTATCTGATAATATGCTGCAAACCGTTCGGCCAATCTTTCTTGATTGACCTGGCCAAACTCTTGTAATATTTCAAATAGTGCAATAGCCATAATCGAATCATCTGTTATATGCCAAGGAGTGGCGGGGATATTTCTACATTCGATATTAGAAATCACATCTTCTACATGGCCAAAAAATTGTTGCCCGAATGCATCACCCACAGATAAGCCTTCTAATGAAATCATAGCCCTTTCAATTGGATTCATAAGCGTGCAACCATATCTCACATCTAACGGGTTTTCAATTGTGCAGAGTAGCGGAGAGGATAATAAGAGACTCGTGCTTCAATCGATTACTTAGTCGACCTGTGGCCGTCACCTTTACTATATGCTCTATAGTCTACCCGGTTAAGTTAGCCTCTGGCTGGCTTAAAGTTCAAGCGAAGCAGTGTCGTGTTCGGTCCTTGCAGTCAATGCCTCATGTGCGGAGATGTCGTTGGACATGATGTACAGTTGAAGGCTGTGCCGACCACATGCCGCTAGTAGCTCCGGTGGGAATTCTAATTCCATCTGGTCTTGGTCCATACGAACTTCGACGAACAGACGTAGCGACAAGCCCGTCGCACGCATCACTGCAATGACCTCCGGTGACCGCCGGTCGAAAAATTCGCTGGTGGCCAAGAACGCTTCCATCACGCCCCGGAAGAATGCCTCAGTTTGTGCACCAGCGTCGGCAGTCTTGTCAACATGGTCATAGTCATTGTATCGCACGACTGCGAAGTACACCATGCCAGACACCCACTCTCCGCCATCCGCGAGTGTCGCATAGACCTCATCGGATCGAATGTTGAGCGGCGCAATAAACTCGGCGGCTGTTACACCCCGCCCGTCACCTCGGGATGCTTGAAGCCCGATAAGGATCGAGCCGACTGACATTGATTGTGTCTCCTGTGACCAACCTGGGTGCGATTGAGCAGTCTCGCGGTGTGCATGTTTTAAATAAAACGATCTCTGCTCCAATCGATCACTCAAGTCGCCTTTGGCCGTCACCTTTACTATATGCTCTATAGTGGACTCTAGTAAGTTCAGCAACCAGCTTAATGTAAAATTAACTCGCTCACAGTCAACACGCTCACCATGGCTTAGGACAATATTGTGTGTCGTTCCATCGTCTGATTCAGCATGCCTTGGTTTACTCAATCGCTGAACCCTGGGAATATGCTGGCGACGAGATTCCAAGCATTCTCAAACTCTAAGGATTCAAACGCGGCAGCACCGGCAATATCTTGCATGAATATTCTCGCCGGAATTCCGTTGGCCCAAAACTCGATTTGCCGATAGCTGCTATTTGGATCATCGGGCTCATGTTTTGCATCGGCAGTGGCTAGTGCCTGGGCCAGAGCACTTCCGACGGCTGCAAGTTGTTCGTCGGAAATCTTGTCGTACCAATGCCAGAACCAGCCAGTTGCCCCATCGCCGGATTCGTGGATCGACTCTTCAGCATACCCAGTTGGCTCTATTCGACGTCGAATGTGCCTGAGACGTCCACTCGCAAATCGTGGCGTCTCGCGCATGATGAGGTAATCGTCTTTCGTGAGGGATAGGTGGGCGCCTTCGTTGTGCTGTTTAAACTTCTGCATTACGCGAACCCGTACGGCTACAAACTATTATTGAGTGGGTCTGCTTGCGACCGATCCACTGTATCTGGTTGCGAATCAGGCATTTGCGACTGGGTGACGGTGCGATCAGGATCGTTGGCAGGGTCGTGGGTGGCCATGTGGGATGCCTCATTATCATTCGTAGTCCACTTTAACAACATCCCCAGGGGATCACAAGTTGGTAAATGAGAATATTTTCAGTAACTACATAAAAACTGATTTGCTTATGCACAAGTATATGACATGTAATAAAATGACATATAATCTAATCGCCGTTATGGGATTTTTCTCTTTGCCGAATTTTCACTGCCCACTGTTCGATACTGTCCAGCATTGATTCAGATTCTACCATAATTGGAGATAAGATTCTCATTTTGAAGAATTGTTCTTCGGTGGGAGTCTATTCTTGGCCTGAGCGATTGTGGTGATTGCCGGGCTGAAGTCATATCCAGGGAGAAATGTATGAAATTGTGGAAAGCCGGCGTTGCCGGGGTACTCGCTGTGGCATTGGTTGCTGTAACCACTGCAGATGAAGCTCTGAAAATCAAAGACGTGATGAAAGCTGCTTACGGGAAAGGCGGTTTGAAGACCACCGTTGGCAAAGAACTGAAAGCCAAATCTCCCGACTGGGATGCAGTGGCAACTCAAGCCAAAACCTGGGTCAGCGCTTCCGAATCACTGGGCAAAAACACCCCACCCAAGGGCACCGCAGAAAGCTGGAAAGAAAAATGCGAAGCTTACGTGAAAGCAGCCAAGGATCTGGAAGCCGCAGCAGGCAAGAAAGATCTGAAAGCAGCAAACGCCGCTTTTGCAGTGTTGACCAATGGCAAAACCTGTGGCGGCTGCCACGGCTCCCACAAGTAAGCTGAAATTGTTGGTTCTGTTGAAGGTTGATTGATGATGAAATACGCTCGATTTGCAGTTGGCTTTAGTTTCCTTGCTCTCCTTGGCATGATGATTCAGGCAGATGAGAAGTTGAAAGACATCAAAACCTGCATGAAAACACTTGCTTCTGGGCGGGATAGTTTGAAAAACTCTGTGAAGTCTTCGTTAAGCAAAAAAGACTGGTCTGCTCTGGAAAAACAATCCGAGCAGTGGGTTTCAATTGCGGAAACATTGACGAAAAGCAAGCCACCCAAGGGCACAGATGATGAATGGAAGGAAAAAACAGAAGCATTTCTGAAATCTGCGAAGAAATTGCAGGATGCCTCTGGCAAGAAAGACTCGGCCATTGCAAAAGAAGCATACGCAGAATTAACCAACCCGAAAACCTGCGGTGGCTGTCATTTAGCCCACCGTTAAGCACCCACTTTTCTGCTGCTTGCATTCAATACATTCGAACAACGCACAGCTCTGTGGAATCACAGAGCTGTTTTTGTTTACATGGAATTTCAATTCACCCATCCTGTATAAGTATCTCACTTGGTATGCTTTAATCAGGGTGAAGTGTGCAAAATCAGATGGTCAAACTCGTTCTCAAAATTGCAGCAGTCCATTTTTTGGCTGTCCTCACAGAATTTTCGTTCGCACTTAGCCTGCTTACAGTTAATGTTGAACCTACTCCATTTGTTCTTGCGGCAGCAGATATTTTTGAGGCTCTTTGTCACCCAATGCTCTTGTTTGCCAAACCTGCACCTGAGTGGGTATTGTTCTTGCTGATTATTGCAAACAGCTTATTTTGGGGAATTTCTCTCGCTTTCGCTTATCGCTGTATTGTTACAATCTACGTGCGGATGAGTCTTTCTAAACTTGGATAGTACCGAATTTATTGAAGTCATTATG is from Zavarzinella sp. and encodes:
- a CDS encoding right-handed parallel beta-helix repeat-containing protein; amino-acid sequence: MKILSFSTVLILASVVGAAPIHVPKDHQTIQAAIDAAKPGDIVLVAPGKYLERLKLKPGITLRSSGEEPHKSERVWERAKVTIIDGGGTNGNAPGVQMAENSVLEGFTITNVGKYDEAIWQKHATTQGEELGDEEGSVQAEGTIPAISIPNVTCQVMRCVVHHNGDVGIAVSGKGPAPAHALVTLNHCYRNMGGGIGVAMNAEPIILENLCEENLRAGIGCRQANPTIQKNICKKNIRAGIGCREGAQPIIRENKCSQNLRAGIGIRMENTKPIVLRNECFENEMAGIGCRDGASPVIRDNHCHHNKMAGIGCRDGAKPLIIGNECRDNKMAGIGMQGKANATIMNNQVHDNLLVAIGVTEESTATIISNVLSRKGGMPPLLAVKDQSTAHIQKNQFHGGGVAGLLIQGKVTVLQNEFTGIGEKQGTAIWIWEKSDATIQENRISGYRTAVRAGKSAVLIVGNHAEQFQGTAFSIADCPTAVITGNRGCTDHNKVKLVEVTGMPGITHDNELETTPLRK
- a CDS encoding ADP-ribosylglycohydrolase family protein produces the protein MNPIERAMISLEGLSVGDAFGQQFFGHVEDVISNIECRNIPATPWHITDDSIMAIALFEILQEFGQVNQERLAERFAAYYQINPSRGYGGTAHRILQALNNGENWKSISRAVFDGKGSHGNGAAMRIAPLGAFFSDDIDALRINAILSAEITHSNVEGQMGALAVALASAWMWNNRLVELDDYSLLSYIYANIPESDTRNKIGRAINLPFSYSIETAVSALGNGTAMSSQDTVPFCLWVASRHFNNYEEAIWSTVRGLGDRDTTCAIVGGILAMRTGLDGIPSTWRQRRESLDNWQNNRESWW